The sequence CCTTCCTGGCCGAGGCGATGTACGGGAACCTCACGCGCGGGCTGGGGGCCGAGAGCGTCCACCTCACCCGCTGGCCGCAGGTGCGCCCCGAGCGGCTGGACGAGCGGCTCACCGCCGAGATGGCCGCCGTCATCAAGGTGGTGGAGCTGGGGCGGGCGGTGCGCGGGGCACACAACCTCAAGACCCGGCAGCCGCTGGCGAGCGCGACGGTGCGGGCGAGCACGCCGGAACTGACGGACGCGCTGCGGCGTTCGCAGGAACAGATCATGGAGGAACTGAACGTCAAGGACGTGACGTTCCTGGAGGGCGTGACGGACCTCGTGGAGTACAGCCTGCGCCCCAACCTCCCGGTGCTGGGCAAGGTGTACGGCAAGGCGCTGCCGCAGGTGCGGGCGGCGCTGGCGAACGCGGACGCGGCGGCTGTGGCCCACGCGGTCCAGAACGGCGAGCGCTTCACCGTGGAGGCGAATGGGCAGAGCTTCACGCTGACCCCGGATCAGGTCCTTGTGGACGCGAGGGCGCCGGAGGGCGTGGCCGCCGCGGAGGACGGGGGGTTCCTCGTCGCCTTCGACACGCACCTCACCCGCGAGCTGGTGCTGGAGGGCCTCGCCCGCGACCTCGTGCGCGGCATTCAGGAGGCGCGCAAGGCGGCGGGCTTCGAGGTGCAGGACCGCATCCGCCTCGCGCTGGAGCTGGAGGGAGAGGCGCGGGAGGCGGCCCAGGCGTGGCGCGACTTCATCGCCGGGGAGGTGCTGGCGGCCGAATTGAGCTTCGGCCCCGGCACGGGCCACGCGGCGGAGGTCGAGGGCGGCCGGGCGTACCTGACGCGGCTCTGAGCGCGGAGAGACCAGGGGACGCGCCTGCGGGTGCCGTCTCCTTTCTCCAGCCTTACCCGGGAGGTGCCGTCCTCTCAGCGGCGGCCCCCACGCTGGGGCGCAGGAGGACGCCATGCCCTACCGGAGCATCTCGGACCTGCCGCAGTCGCAGGTAGACCAGTACGACGAGCATCAGAAGGAAGCCTTCCTGAAGGCCTTCAACCATGCGCTGGAGGAATACGGCGGGGACGAGCACCGCGCCTTCGCCGTGGCCCATGCGGCGGCCAAGAAGGCTGGGGACAAGGAGCGGCGCGAGGGGGACGGGTAATTTGGGCAAAGAGGGAGAGGTGGCAGCCCTATTCTCCTCTCTTGTATTAATTTCTAGCCACTACTCCCTGGCCGTTATCCTCCTTGTTACCACTACAGTACGTACACCAGCGGGGCAGGCCGACTAGGCTGAGTCATGACCTGGAATCCCGAGCAGTATCACCGCCACCGCGAGGCGCGGAGCGCGCCAGTCCGCAACCTGTTGGCCCTGCTCCCTGACCTCCCCTACCGGGACATCGTGGACCTGGGGTGCGGGACCGGGGAGCACACGCGGACGCTGGCGGAGCGTTTCCCGGACGCCCGGGTGACGGGCCTGGACAGCAGCGCCGAGATGCTGGCGAAGGCGAACGCGCGGGGCCTGCCCAACTTGCGGTTCGAGCGGGGGGACATTCTCGACCTGCGGGGGGAGTACGACCTGCTGTTCTCGAACGCGGCGCTCCAGTGGCTGCCGGATCATCCGGCGCTGCTCGCCCGGCTCTGGGGGCATCTGCGGCCCGGCGGGGTGATCGCGGTGCAGGTCCCCGCCAACCACGATCACGACAGCCACCGTTTGCTGACCGAGACGGCGCGGGAGTTCGCGACGGAGCTCGGCGGGTTCACCCGTTTCGGCACGGCGCAGGGGGCCTCGCCGGTCATGACCCCCGCCGCCTACGCCGAGAGGCTGGACGAGTTGGGCGGGGTGGACATCGTGGCGATGAGCAGGGTGTACCCGGTGGTGTTGCCCGGCGCGGAGGGGGTGGTGGACTGGACGCGGGGCACGGCGCTCGTACCGTACCTCTCGCGGCTGAGCGCGGCGGACGGGGAGCGGTTCGTCGCCGCGTACCTGGGGAGGCTGCGGGAACGCTGGCCGGGGGAGCGGGTGTTCTACGCCTTCACGCGGGTATTGTTCCTCGCCCGCAAGGAGTGAACGTTCAGGCCAGCAGGGGCCGGGCCATCAGGCCGTAGGTGCCGGGGCCGACGTGGGCGCCGATCACCGGGCCCATGAGCTGCATCCGGCCCCGGGCGACGTTGAGGCGGCTGGCGTCCATCGCGGCCTTGAGTTCGGCGATGCGGGCGGGGTCGCGCCCCGCGTGCCCGACCGTGACGGCGACGGGCTCGCGGCCAAAGCGTTCCTCGAGCTGGGCGAGGATGTCGCGCGTGGCGTGGGAGGCCCGCACCCGCCGCACCGGCTGGAGGCGCCCCTCGTCGAAGCGCAGGACGGGCCTCACCCCCAGCATGTTGCCGATGAGGGCCTGGGTGCGCGAGAGGCGCCCGCCCCGCCGCAGGTACTCCAGGGTGGGGACGGTGAACTCGGCGAGGAGGCTCTTCTGGACGCCCTGAATGGCCCCCAGCGCGGCGGCCATGTCGCCGCCCGCACGAATTGCCTCACACGCGGCAATGGCCGCCTCGGCGAGCGGCAGGGAGGCCAGGCCGCTGTCCACGATCTGAATCCGGCTCCCCGCATTCAGGGCCTGGGCCGCCAACCGGGCGTGCTCGGCCGTGGCCGAGAGCTGCCCGCTGAGGTGGAGGCTGATCACGCCCTCGTGGGTGGCGAGGAGGTCGCGGTAGGTCGCCTCGAAGGCCGTCTGGGTGGCGGGCTGGGTGCTCACCTCGCCGCCCTCCCGCTGGTGGTCGTACACGGCGTCGGGGTCGATGTCGTGCCAGTCCAGGAAGGAGCGGCCCCGCAGCAGCACGTGCAGCGGCACGACGCGCAGGCCGAGGTCGCGCGCCACATCGGGGTGAAGGTCGCAGGTGGAGTCGGTCACGATGGCGAGCATGTGGGGCTACCTTAGATAGCGGGGGCGCACACGATTCTGACAGGGGACGGGTAACCTCTGCCCCGGATCAGCCGCGGAACGCTCCTGTGAGCGCCGCGCGGAGGGGAGGCCCGTGGTCCTATACTCGGCAGTTATGGCGCCCATTCCAGAAAAGATTGCCGTGCTGTGCCACGTGGGGGCGGGGGGCTCCGGGGTGGTCGCCACCGAGCTGGGGCTCAAGGTGGCCCAGGCCGGGCACGAGGTCCACTTCGTCGGCCCGGCGATGCCGTTCCGGCTGTCGGGGCACCAGGGGGTGAGGGGGCCTTTTTACCACCAGGTGAGCGGCTTCGCCTACGCGCTGTTCGACCAGCCGTACCCGGAACTCGCCGCCGCGAACACCCTGACGGAGGTGATTCTGGAGCAGGGCGTGAGCCTCACGCACGCGCACTACGCGATTCCGCACGCGACGGCGGCGATCCACGCGCGGGCGATCACGGGGCGCAGCCGGGTCATCACCACCCTGCACGGCACCGACGTGACGCTCGTGGGGGCCGAGCCCGCCTTCCGGCACACGACGCGGCACGCCATCGAGCGCAGTGACCACGTGACGGCGGTGTCGCACTTTCTGGCGCGGCAGACCCGCGAGGTGTTCGACGTGGACCGCGAGATCGAGGTGATTCACAATTTCGTGGACTCGGGGCGTTTTACGCGCGTGACCGACCCTGCCGTGCGCGCCCGCTTCGCGCACCCGGACGAGGCTTTGATCGTGCATGTCTCCAACTTCCGGCCCATCAAGCGGGTCGAGGACGTGGTGCAGGTCTTCGCGCGGGTGGCGAGCGAGATTCCCGCGCGGCTGCTGATGGTGGGCGACGGCCCCGAGCGGCCCCGAGCGGTGGAACTCGCCGGGCAGCTCGGCGTGACCGGGCGCACGCACTTCCTGGGCTCGTTCCCGGACGTGCAGACGGTGCTGGGGATCAGCGACCTGTTCCTGCTGCCGTCGTCGCAGGAGAGCTTCGGCCTGGCCGCGCTGGAGGCGATGAGCTGCGAGGTTCCCGTCGTCGCCTCGGGCGCGGGCGGCATCCCCGAGGTCGTGGAGGACGGGGTGACGGGCTTTCTCGTCCCGGTGGGCGACGTGGACGCGATGGCCGACGCGGCGCTGCGGATTCTGCGCGACCGCGACCTGTATCTGGCGATGGGCGCGGCGGCGCGGCGGGCGGCGCTGACCCGCTTCCACCCGGACCAGATCGTGCCGAGGTATCTGGCGGCATACGCGCGGACGGTGGCGGGGCAGGTGGTCTGAGGGTCAAGCCCCGGCGGTGGGGAGGTGCGAGGCGTCCGCCAGGCGCACGGCCCGCCAGCGTTCGCCGTCCCATTCCAGCTCGGAGACGGCGGTATTCGCGTGGGCGAACCGGCTCCCGGCCCAGGCCTCCCGGTGATCCACCCCCAGCAGGGCGGCGAGCAGCGCCGTGAGGGCCGCGCCGTGCGAGACGATCACGGCGGGCTCCGGGTGGGCGGGGAGCGCGGCGCGGAAGCGGGCGGCCACGTCGGCCAGGCTCTCCCCCCCCGGAAAGCCCAACCCGCCCGCCGGATGCAGCAACTCGTGGCTGAAGGTTCGCAGATCGCTGTAGGGGCGCCCTACCCAGTCGCCGGGGTCGATCTCCCGCACGCCGTCCAGGAGGGTCAGGGGCACACCGAGGGCGGCGGCGATGGCTTCCCCGGTCTGGCGGGCGCGCAGATAGGGGCTGGCATACACCCGGGGCCGGGGGAGATTGAGGGCGGCGAGGTGGGAGGCGACCGCGCGGGCCTGGGCCTCCCCCACCGCGTCGAGGGGATCGTCGGCGCTTGACGGCCCGCGGAGGATTTGCGAGACGTTGCTCGCGGTCTGGCCGTGGCGAACGAGGAACAGGCGGGCGGGGAACATGGGCCGAGGCTAGCGCGGTGAGCCTTCTTCCGGTGGCCCGCCGCGCTCTCCCCTATCCTGGGGTGTGCATCTCGACGACCTGCCCGTGCTGCCGACCGTGCCCGGCGTGTACATCTTCCGCAAGGGGGGCACGCCCATCTATATCGGCAAGGCGGTGAACCTGCGCTCGCGGGTGGCGCAGCACTTCAAGGCGGGCGGCAAGAGCGGCAAGTTCACGGCGCTCGCCGACGGGCTCGAATTCATCACCAGCCGCAACGAGGTCGAGGCCCTGATTCTGGAGGCCAACCTCATCAAGCAGCACCGCCCGCACTACAACGTGCTGCTCAAGGACGACAAGCATTACCCGTTCCTGAAGTTGACGAACGAGGAGTTCCCGATGCTCGTCGTGACCCGGCGCGTGCTCAAGGACGGCGGCAGTTATTACGGGCCGTATCCCGACGCCTCGGCGGTGCGGCGGGTCAAGCACCTGATCGACACGATGTTCCCGCTGCGGAAGAACTCGGGGCTGCCCCTCCAGAAGAAGCCCCGCCCCTGCCTGAACTACCACATGGGCCGCTGTCTGGGGCCGTGCATCGACGCGGCGGACCCGGGCGACTACGCGCGGGTGGTGGAGGACGTGAAGGCGCTGCTGGAGGGCCGCGCCGCCCCGGTGATCGCCCGGCTGAAGGAGGACATGAAGGTCGCCGCGAAAGCCCAGGATTTCGAGCAGGCCGCGCGCTTACGCGACCGGGTGAACGCCGTCGAGAAGCTTTTCGGCACCGAGCAGCACGCCTTTGTCAGCGAGGAGACGGACCTGGATTTCCTGGGGGTCGCGCAGGCGGGCGAGTACGCGATGGTGCAGCTCTTCCGGCTGCGCGGCGGGCGGGTGGTGGGCCGCGACAAGCGCTTCCTGACGGACGCGGAGGGCGGGGGCGACGTGGGCGAGGTGCTGGGCGCCTTCGTGCAGGACTACTACTCGCAGGCCACGCACGTGCCGCCCCTGATCCTGCTCCCCGCCGAGTTCGAGGACGCGCCGATCTGGAGTGCCTTCCTGAGCGAGAAGGCCGGGCACCGGGTCGAGATGCGGACCCCCAAGCGCGGCGACAAGGTGGACCTCGTGGATATGGCGCAGCGCAACGCGCAGAACGGGCTGGAGTCCGAACTCGCGCTGCTGGAGCGGCGGGGCGACCATCCCGGGCTGGACGCGCTGCGGGAGGTGCTGGCGCTGCCCGACCGGCCCTGGCGCATCGAGGGCTACGACAACTCCAACCTCTTCGGCACGAATATCGTCTCCGGCATGGTCGTGTTCGAGGGCGGGCGGGCGCGGCGGGGCGAACACCGCCGCTTCAAGGTGAAGGGCCTGGACCACCCCGACGACTACACGGCGATGAAGCAGACGATCTCGCGCCGCTTCACCGGGTCACTCTCGGACAAGCTGCCGCTGCCCGACCTGATCCTGATTGACGGTGGGCGCGGGCAGGTCAACGCCGCGCTCGACGCCCTGCGCGAGGCAAACCTGCACCTGCCGGTCTTGGGCCTCGCCAAGCGGGAGGAGCGGATCATCCTGCCGGGCCGGTACGGGGCGCAGTGGTGGCTGGAGACGGGCACGGAGGTCGGCGTGAACCGGGAATTGCTGCTGCCGCACTCGCACCCCGCCCTGCGCGTGCTGATCGGCGTGCGCGACGAGGTCCATAACTACGCCGTGAGCTACCACCGCAAGCTGCGCGGCCAGGACATGCTCCGCAGCGTGTTCGACGACCTGCCGGGCATCGGCCAGAAGCGCAAGGACGCCCTGCTGGAACACTTCACCTCGCTGGAGGACCTGGCGGGAGCGCCCGTCGAGCAGATCGCCCGCGTGCCGGGCATGAACCTGCGCGCCGCGCAGAGCGTGAAGGATTTCCTCGCGCAGCGGGCGGCGAACGAGGCGCCGGTCTGAGGGGCAAGGGGGAGCGGATGGCTCTTGCTCCCGGCCCTGCCCCTGCGTTAGAGAGGGCAGGCTGCGGCGGCCACCCCCCACCCAGCCTCCCCCGCAAGGGGGGAGGAGCGAAAAAAGCTAAAGCCCTCGCTTCCTAAAACCGTCTATGGTGGACGGCCCACTCCCACCCCTTGACTTGCTCTCGCACCGCCTTCACCACGTCGGCTCGCGCAGCGAGACGGTGGGCGAGCGGCTCAGGATGCAGCAAGATCAAACCTTCCGGGTAGAAGAGGACGGCTACAGGCGGAGTGGGCGGGTCCCTTGCCGAGCGCAGCGGAAAGCTCCCCCTGCCCCCTCTGGGGATAGGGGGCTGGGGGGTGGGGGCAAACCGGCCAATCCAAACCCAAAGCCCTGTCCAACTCATACCGCCGCGGCCCAAAATGCGCCACCCCCTCGTTAGCGGAGGGGGCGGTTCCTGGTGAAGGCGCAGCCGATCATGCGGGGCGAACGCGCGGGCGCAGGTGGAGGGCGCTGAGCAGGGCTTCCAGGGGGCGCGCGGCGGGCCGCTCGGGTCGGGCGCGGCGGGCCTCACGGTCGCGGTGGGCCTCGGCGCGCAGGGCTTGGGCGCGGTCGCGGCTGAGGTCGAGCTGCATCTGGTGATTCATCGTCTCTTTCCTTTCCGCCGCTCGGCACTCCTGCTTCCCGGCTGCCCCCATGGTGCGCCCCGGGACCCCGCGCGGGCATCGGTGGGGTGGCGCAGCGGGCGTGCGCCGAATGGCGGAGGGCGTCGCGCGCACCCGGCCTAGAGTGGGGGAATGCGCCGCCTCCCGCATCTGCTCGCGCGTCACTGGACCCAGCTTGCCCTGCTGCTGCTGGGCATCCTCCTGCCGCTGCTGCTGCTGGCCGACCTCACGGAGGACGTATTCCGGGAGGGGGGCTACCCGTGGGACCAGAGCGTCCTGGCGTGGTACGCCGCGCACCGGACGCCGGGGCTGACGCGCCTGGCGCGGGGACTCGCGCTGCTGGGGGGCGTGCCGCTGCTGCCGCTCATCACCGCCGCCATCGCGCTGGGGCTCGCGCGGGTGGGGGCGCGGGCCCACGCCTGGTTCCTGGCCGCCGCCGTGGGCGGGGCGACCCTGCTGAACGTGCTGGCGAAGGTCATCTTCCAGCGGCCCCGCCCGGACGAACTCGGGGCCGTGCTGAGCGAGCCGGGCTACTCCTTTCCCAGCGGGCACGCGATGAGCAACATGGCCTTTGGCTTCGCCCTCGCGCTGGTGTTCTGGCGCTCGCGGGCGGGATGGCCCGCCGCGGTGCTGGGGGTGGGGTGGGCGCTCGCGGTGGGGCTGAGCCGCAACTACCTAGGGGTGCATTACCCCAGCGACGTGCTGGCGGGCTTCGCGGCGTCGGCAGTCTGGGTGACCGGGCTGTACCTGATCCTGGGGCAGCGCTGGCCCCGGCTGCGGCGCTCGCCCCGGGGCGAGCGGGACACGCGCTGAGGCCGCGCCGCCCTGCTCGGGTGAGCCTGCCGCACCTGGCCGCCATGAAGGTGTCCCGGGGCTTGCCCGGAAGTCCCTCCGAATGCGGGGGCGGACGCGCTAGAATCAGTCTTCCATGACTCCTGCCTCTCCCCGGCAAGCCGCCCTGCTCGCCCTCCTGCTCCCGCTGCTGGCCGCCAGCCTGCCGGGTGAGGCGCTGGCCCAGAGCGCGGCAAAGGCGTCCACCCCCCAGTTCAGCGGCCCCATCGTGATCAGCCGCGGGGGAACCTACCGGGGCAACTGGCAGAGCCTCAACCCCGATCAGGCGGCGGTCCTGATCAAGACCTCGGAGCCCGTGATCATCGAGGACTCGGTGGTCCAGGGCAAGGGCACGCTCATCAAGAGCGTCTTTCAGGGGGCGCGGGTCACCATCCGGCGCACCCGGGGGATCGCGCTCAACCCGGGCCGCCCGCTCTCCGAGTACCGC is a genomic window of Deinococcus aerius containing:
- a CDS encoding ChaB family protein; the encoded protein is MPYRSISDLPQSQVDQYDEHQKEAFLKAFNHALEEYGGDEHRAFAVAHAAAKKAGDKERREGDG
- a CDS encoding histidine phosphatase family protein, whose translation is MFPARLFLVRHGQTASNVSQILRGPSSADDPLDAVGEAQARAVASHLAALNLPRPRVYASPYLRARQTGEAIAAALGVPLTLLDGVREIDPGDWVGRPYSDLRTFSHELLHPAGGLGFPGGESLADVAARFRAALPAHPEPAVIVSHGAALTALLAALLGVDHREAWAGSRFAHANTAVSELEWDGERWRAVRLADASHLPTAGA
- the uvrC gene encoding excinuclease ABC subunit UvrC, whose amino-acid sequence is MHLDDLPVLPTVPGVYIFRKGGTPIYIGKAVNLRSRVAQHFKAGGKSGKFTALADGLEFITSRNEVEALILEANLIKQHRPHYNVLLKDDKHYPFLKLTNEEFPMLVVTRRVLKDGGSYYGPYPDASAVRRVKHLIDTMFPLRKNSGLPLQKKPRPCLNYHMGRCLGPCIDAADPGDYARVVEDVKALLEGRAAPVIARLKEDMKVAAKAQDFEQAARLRDRVNAVEKLFGTEQHAFVSEETDLDFLGVAQAGEYAMVQLFRLRGGRVVGRDKRFLTDAEGGGDVGEVLGAFVQDYYSQATHVPPLILLPAEFEDAPIWSAFLSEKAGHRVEMRTPKRGDKVDLVDMAQRNAQNGLESELALLERRGDHPGLDALREVLALPDRPWRIEGYDNSNLFGTNIVSGMVVFEGGRARRGEHRRFKVKGLDHPDDYTAMKQTISRRFTGSLSDKLPLPDLILIDGGRGQVNAALDALREANLHLPVLGLAKREERIILPGRYGAQWWLETGTEVGVNRELLLPHSHPALRVLIGVRDEVHNYAVSYHRKLRGQDMLRSVFDDLPGIGQKRKDALLEHFTSLEDLAGAPVEQIARVPGMNLRAAQSVKDFLAQRAANEAPV
- a CDS encoding methyltransferase domain-containing protein: MTWNPEQYHRHREARSAPVRNLLALLPDLPYRDIVDLGCGTGEHTRTLAERFPDARVTGLDSSAEMLAKANARGLPNLRFERGDILDLRGEYDLLFSNAALQWLPDHPALLARLWGHLRPGGVIAVQVPANHDHDSHRLLTETAREFATELGGFTRFGTAQGASPVMTPAAYAERLDELGGVDIVAMSRVYPVVLPGAEGVVDWTRGTALVPYLSRLSAADGERFVAAYLGRLRERWPGERVFYAFTRVLFLARKE
- a CDS encoding phosphatase PAP2 family protein, with the translated sequence MRRLPHLLARHWTQLALLLLGILLPLLLLADLTEDVFREGGYPWDQSVLAWYAAHRTPGLTRLARGLALLGGVPLLPLITAAIALGLARVGARAHAWFLAAAVGGATLLNVLAKVIFQRPRPDELGAVLSEPGYSFPSGHAMSNMAFGFALALVFWRSRAGWPAAVLGVGWALAVGLSRNYLGVHYPSDVLAGFAASAVWVTGLYLILGQRWPRLRRSPRGERDTR
- a CDS encoding DegV family protein translates to MLAIVTDSTCDLHPDVARDLGLRVVPLHVLLRGRSFLDWHDIDPDAVYDHQREGGEVSTQPATQTAFEATYRDLLATHEGVISLHLSGQLSATAEHARLAAQALNAGSRIQIVDSGLASLPLAEAAIAACEAIRAGGDMAAALGAIQGVQKSLLAEFTVPTLEYLRRGGRLSRTQALIGNMLGVRPVLRFDEGRLQPVRRVRASHATRDILAQLEERFGREPVAVTVGHAGRDPARIAELKAAMDASRLNVARGRMQLMGPVIGAHVGPGTYGLMARPLLA
- the bshA gene encoding N-acetyl-alpha-D-glucosaminyl L-malate synthase BshA codes for the protein MAPIPEKIAVLCHVGAGGSGVVATELGLKVAQAGHEVHFVGPAMPFRLSGHQGVRGPFYHQVSGFAYALFDQPYPELAAANTLTEVILEQGVSLTHAHYAIPHATAAIHARAITGRSRVITTLHGTDVTLVGAEPAFRHTTRHAIERSDHVTAVSHFLARQTREVFDVDREIEVIHNFVDSGRFTRVTDPAVRARFAHPDEALIVHVSNFRPIKRVEDVVQVFARVASEIPARLLMVGDGPERPRAVELAGQLGVTGRTHFLGSFPDVQTVLGISDLFLLPSSQESFGLAALEAMSCEVPVVASGAGGIPEVVEDGVTGFLVPVGDVDAMADAALRILRDRDLYLAMGAAARRAALTRFHPDQIVPRYLAAYARTVAGQVV